The following is a genomic window from Citrifermentans bemidjiense Bem.
GGGAGGAGCTCTGCAGGCGAGGTCGTCGACCTACCAGGAAAAGGATCGTTACATGACCGCCTTTTTCCGCACATTCAAACTCCCGCTTGCCCTTTTGCTTATCGTAGGCCTGACCGCCTGCGCCTTCATCACCATCCGCCGCGCCAACAACGGGGTCCGCGCCGAGGCGCGCGCCCGCTTCTTCGAACAGTACAACCGTCAGCAGTACCTCGTCGCCGAACTCACAGCGCACTCCCTCGATGAAATGTTCGCCACCTTCAGCCGCAACCTCGAACTGGTCGCCGGCCTCTTCGACGGCAAAGAGGTCGACCGCGAACAGTCGCAACGGCTCAAGGTGCATCTGGAAAAGATCTACGGCTCGCTGCTCGGTACCCCCGTTATCGACCTGGTCGTCTTCGACAGCAAGGGGGTCGCCGTCGCCATAGAGCCGCACGACAATTTCACCTTGGGGCGCAGTTACGCCTGGCGCGACTACTATCGGTGGGTGCGGGACCAGCGGCAGCCGGGGCGGATGTACATCTCGCCCTTCATGCAGTTGGCGGGGGGGCGGAAACGCGGGGTAAAGGAGTTGATCGTAGCTAGAGGGATCTACGGCCCACGCGGCGAGTTCAACGGCGTGGTCGCCTGCACGCTCGACTTCGACAAGCTGGCCCGAAAGCATGTCCTCTCCGTCAAGATCGGCAAGCACGGCCAGGCCTGGCTCATGGACAGCACCACCAGGACCATCCTGGTCGACCCGAACGGCAGGATCGCGGGGCAGACCTTCGACGAGGCGCTGCGGCGCAAATGGCCGCGCCTTTACGACCTGCTCCTTTCGGCTGAGGACGGCAAACCCGGCAGCGGCTGGTACGAGTTCGAGGACCCGGCCGACCCGCGCCTGAAGGTCCGCAAGCTGGTCAGCTACCACCCGGTGCGCCTGGAAAACCGGCTCTGGACAGTGGGGGTGACCACGCCGGAAAGGGAGGTCGAAGCGCTCCTCTCTTCGTTCCTGCAGCGGCAGGAGGCCATCTCCACCACGCTCCTCGTCACCATAATCGGAGGAGCGGCATTCCTCCTCGCGCTGCTTTATCACTGGAACCGCACGCTTACCGCACAGGTCGGCCTGCACACCCGCGCCTTGAGCGAGACACATTCGCGCCTGGAGGCAACCTTCGACGAATTGCTCGTCGCCAAGAAGGTGGCCGCGGTCGGGCATCTGGCGCTCGGGCTCGCCCACGAGATCCGCAACCCCCTTTCCGCCATCCAGATGAACATGCAGATGATCCGCAAGAAGATCGAGCCCACCGGGGTCCTCTGCGAGAACTTCTCCATTGCCGACGGCGAAATCCAGCGCCTGAACCGCCTGTTGAAAGACGTTCTGGATTTCGCGCGCCCACGCCCCCTGCGGCTGCAGACGGTCGATCTGGCCGAAATAGTGCGGCGCCTGCTGCAACTGGTTGACCAACGCCTGGCCCAGTACGGCGTTACCCCCACCACCGATATCGAATCGCCGCTTGAGCTTGTCTGCGACCCCGAGCAGATCCACCAGGTGCTCTTGAATCTGGTGCTGAACGCCATGGAGGCGATGGATGGGGTCGCCGGTGACAGGACCCTCAAGGTCATCGCCTACCGCAAAGAGAGCCAGGCCTACGTACTTGTGAGCGATTCCGGGAGGGGGATAGGCCCCGACAAGTGCGAGCAGCTGTTCGATCCCTTTTACACAACCAAGGTTTCAGGGGGAGGGCTTGGGTTGTCCATCCTGCAGACCATCGTCCTCTCTCATGGCGGGTCCGTTTCCGTGACGGGCGGGACCGGCGCCGGCGCTACCTTTACCGTCGTACTTCCCCTCGCGGGGCCTTCAGGAACTGGAGAAAAAACACCGTGAACACCATTTTGATAGCTGACGATGACATCGCCATCCGGCGCACGCTGGAGCTGCACCTGACCGAAGAAGGTTATTCGGTGGTGACGGCCGCGAACGGTCCCAATGCGGTCGAGGTTGCGCTGGAGAAGGAAATCGACCTGATGCTCCTCGATCTTAGGCTCTCCGGGATGGATGGTTTCGAGGTGCTGGGGCGGGTAAAGGAGCGCCGCCCCGATCTCCCCGTCGTGATGATCACCGCGTACGACGACATGCAGACCGCCATCGAGGCGATACGCCTGGGGGCCATCGACCATTTGGGCAAGCCGGTCGATCTCGATCACCTGGACCAGGTCATCGCCAAGATTTTCGACATGAGCGCCCTGGCCCGCAAAGGGGTCACCTTCTGCGACTCGGCCGATCCACCCTTCGAGCAGAACATCATGGTTGGCCGCTCGCGCAGCATGAAGGAGGTGTACAAGACCATCGGCGCGGTGGCAGACTCCCGCGCCACCGTGCTGATCCAGGGGGAGAGCGGAACGGGGAAGGAAATGGTGGCGCGAGCGCTTCATTTCAACAGTTCCTTCAGGAATCGCCCCTTCATTGCGGTTGCCTGCGCCTCGCTCGCGCCGTCGCTTCTGGAGAGCGAGCTCTTCGGCCACGAACGGGGCGCCTTCACGGGGGCCCACCGGACCAAGCCGGGGAAGTTCGAACTGGCGCAGGGGGGGACGCTCTTTCTCGACGAGATCTCGGAGACGAGCCCGGAGATCCAGGTGAAGCTCTTGCGCTTTCTCCAGGAGAGGGAATTCGAGCGAGTGGGGGGTGTAGAGACCCTGAAGGCCGACGTGCGGGTCATCGCCGCCAGCAACAAGGAACTCTCGGCGCTCGCCAATGCGGGCGAATTCCGCAAGGACCTCTATTACCGCCTGAACGTGGTGACCCTTTTCCTCCCGCCGTTGCGCGAGCGAAAGGACGACATCCTGCTCCTTGTCAAGTTCTTCTTGGGGAAGATGCGCGAGGAGACCGGCAAGAGCGTGGATATCGTCACCCAGGAAACGCTCACCATGATCCAGGAGCACTCCTGGCCGGGAAACGTGCGCGAACTGGAGAACACGATCAGGCGTGCCGTGCTCCTCTCGCACGGGAACGTGCTGCTTCCGGAATCCCTGCACCTGGAAGGAGAGAAGGAGCAGGAGCGGCTGGCGCTGACGATCAGGCCGCTGCACGAGGTGGAGCGCGAGCATATCGAGAACGTGCTCATCTACACGGGGTACGAGAAGAAGAGGACCGCAGAGATTCTAGGCATCTCGCGGCCGACGCTGGATAGGAGGCTCAAGGAGTACGGATTGGAGTGAGATGAGGGGGACTGGCTCCGCAGGTGCCTGTCCCCCTGGTCCCCCTGGCCCACAGAGCGAAGGTACTCCGTCCATCCCCTCTCCCAAAGGGCGAGGGGAGACAGGCACCCAGGTCTCCCCCTCCCTTGACGGGAGGGGGAACTTTTCCGGTTATTGCTACTTCGCCATCGCCTCAAGCCCCGGCGAGGCGCCGGCGGGAGCGGTTGCCCCGGCGGTCGCCGGTTCCTTAACCTTGCGCACGAGCGGCCACTTGTCGAAGAAGGTGTTCAGGAAAAGAAGCGTCATCAAAAGCGCGAACTGCCCGGCCAAGACCCCCAGCGGCGGGACCCCCAGCCCCAGGTCGTTCGCGCCGTAGGGGATCAACTTGAAGGTCTTGATCCAGATGAGACCGTAGATGGTGCCTCCGCCAAACCAGATGGCGACGCGGCTGCAGACCCTGGCGGCGGTGTTCGGTACCAGCGTCGCGTTCGGGTAGTCGTCGAACAGGTGATGCCACGCCAGCATGAAGACGATCACGGACAACTCAAGCGACGCCGCCACCACATCCAGGGGAGCTCCCGGCAGCAGGTTGAGCGGGGCCACGACGGCCTTGATCGCGGCAGGCATGATGAAGCCGGCGGCAAGGGCGATGGCGAAGCCTATCAGCCCCATGAACGGCTGCTTCTTGGCGAAGAGCCTCATCGGGTACAGCTCGGCCCCTTCGACCGGCATGATGGCGAAGATCACGAAGGCCTGGCAGAAGGCGGCAAAGGCGGGCCAGCTCCCAAAGGGGGCGGTGACGATCTGGTGCTCGCCGATAGCAAGCTTCATGAAGCTGGGAACGATCAGCGCCATCCAGACGATCCAGGTTACTGCGGTCCCCATGGCGAGCGCTCCGAAGCCGTCCACAGGCTTCTCGGCCTTGCTGGCGAAGGGCCATTTCTGCAGCAGCGAAACCATAGGGATCTGGGCGATGATGACCGCCAGCGCGTAGAAGTTGGACGCCTCCCACGCTTCGAAGGCCAGGCGCACCTCCTCCAGCGACTGCGGGGTGAACATGATGGCGAGGCTGAAGGGGCGCCACCAGATGCCAAGGAAGCTGATCAGGGCGAGGAAGGCGGCAACGCCGACGCACCAGGCGACGAGGGTGTAGTAGATGCCGGCCCAGGGCTGCTTGGTCGTGAGGGTGGTCTTGCCGTAGTTGCCAAGGACGATGGTGAACCAGATCCAGGTGTTGATGACCATCCAGAAGAAGGTCCCGCGGGCAACCGCGCCGACGAGGTTCCCGGCGGATTTCGGATCCGCCGTGGCGAGACCCGGGCCTGCCAGGGCCGTATAGAGGGACTTGACGGTCAGCGACCAGGCGGGCCAGATGACGGCGGCGACGGCAAAACTGAGGATGAGGGCGGCGCAGCCGGTGGCGAGCTGCCCTTTGAACAACCTCTTGGTGGTCTCCTGCTCCATGTTGAACCTCCTATTATTCGGATGAAGGGAATAAGAAAATTGCCGCCTTTACCTCTAGTGAACCAACTGCAAATCTCCCTAAATCCCCTTCGCGAAGGGTCATCGGAAAATACCGGGGAAAGCCGCTCTTGGTCCCCCCTCCCGTCAAGGGAGGGGGGGACTCTTCTCCACGGAATTCCCGGAAGAACCTTCGCAAAGGTGGACTTTTCTAGAAGAAGTAGAAAGCCGAGAACCGGAACACGTCGGCCGAGCCCTGGTCGGAGCTGCTGGGGGTGTTGTTGCCGTACTTGGTCTCAAGCTTCTGGTACTCGGCCGCGAACCTGATGGCGGCGTTGATGTCGTAACTTACGTTGGCGAAGATCTGCGAACTCGACTGCTGGTAATTCGCTATTCCCGCGTAGCTCGCCTGGTCGTACGCGGCTCTTTTGCCGTAGCCGGCGGTGAGCCCCAGGTTCTGGGTCGGGTAGAACATCCCCTGGGCGAAGAGGCCGTACCCCTTGGCTCCGGTCCGGTCGTTGCTCGGCCCGACGAGGGCGGTGGCGGTCGCGTAGTTGAAGGACATGTTGCTGGCCTGGTAAGCCTGCCCTTCGAAGCCCGCCGTCATGGCGCGGCTCTTGCCGTCCTTGGAGGCCAAGACGGGAACGAAGGTGTAAAACCCGTAGCCCCAGGAAGCAAGCTCCTTGCCGGTCGGCCCCGCGCTCTCGGTACCGTACAGGCCGAAGAAGCCGGCCTGCAGCGAGTTCATGGACAGTCCCCACAAACCGGGGGCGACACCCAGCGCCTTGGATACTAGCACCGCCTGCCCGGCAACATTGACCGCGCTCCCCCAGGTGTCGGTGGCCGAGCCGTTTTGCTGGTTCGTGTCCTGAACCGGGTTCTGGAGAGAGAGGCTCAGTTTCATGGTCTCATCTTTCGTCAGCGGCACTTTCTGGGTGACCCTTATCTGGGCCACGCGCGGCTGTTGCGGATTCCCGGCCGTGGCACCCAGGCCGAAATCGAGCGTCGAGGAGTTGGCCATCCCGAAGTTGTCCCAGTACTGGCCGAAGAGGAGCTGGGTGTTCTCCCAGTCCAGGGTGCCGTAGGCATGGCGCATCCTCATGTTGGCGGACTCGTTGCTGCCGCCGGAGCCGTAAAAGTCGGTCTCGATCACTGCGCCGGTCTTCGCCCCTTTGAAGGTGGGGCCGGCGACCTTGAACCACAGGCGCGACTGGCGCGCGGTGAACAGGGACTGGTCCTGCTGGTCCGCCACCGACCCCTTCTTGGGAATCCCGTTCGGTTGCAGGGTCCCCAGGGCGCCGTTACTGCCGAGGTTCACCGAGTTGTAGACGTAGTCCAGCTTGACGAAACCGCCCAGGGAGAGCTTGAACTTGCTGGTGACCGGCGAGGACATCTTCCCGTAGAGGCCAGGGGCCACTTCGCAGGCCGGGTCGAAGTCGCAGTTGTAGGGTTCGGGAGCGTTGGGGGCGACTTCCTGGGCCGACGCGGTGGTTGCGAGCAGCGAGGCGGCGAGAATGAGACATACCTTTTTGAGCATTGAAACCCTCCTTTTCATTGCAGTGTTGTGTCCCCCCTCCCCATGCGAGAGGGGGGCAGGGGGTGGGGGCGGGTGCCGGAATCAGGCGGCCTGCTGCTGCACAAGCATGTTGCGCAGCTCGAAACGTTTGATCTTGCCGGTGGCGGTCTTGGGCAGCTCGTCCATGAACTTTATCCAGCGGGGGTACTTGTAGAGCGCCAGGGATTTTTTCACATATTGCTTCAGCTCCTCCTCTATGGATTCCGTGGGTTTTGTCTGGTTCAGGACCACGAACGCCATCGGCTTGATCAGGTTGTCCTAGTCGGGCGCCCCGATGACGGCGCATTCCAGCACCGCCGGATGCTCGATCAGGCAGGCCTCGACCTCGTTGGGGGAGACCCAGATCCCCCCCACCTTCAGCATGTCGTCGGAGCGGCCGGCGCAGTGGAAGAAGCCCTTCTCGTCGCAGACGTACTTGTCGCCGGTGTTGAGCCACTGCCCCATCATGGTCTCGGTGCTCTTGCCGTGCTTGTTCCAGTAGAAGGCGGCGGCGCTGTCACCCTTGACGAGTAGGGTGCCGATTTCGCCGGCGGGGAGGTCGTGCATATCCTCCCCAACGATGCGCGCCTCGTAACCCGGCACGACTTTCCCCGAACTGCCGGGGGCGATTTCGCCGGGCCTGTTGGAGATGAAGATGTGCGCCATTTCGGTGGAACCGATGCCGTCGAGGATGTCCAGCTGGAAGCGCGCCTTGAAACGGTGCAGGTAGGCTGGGGGGAGCGCTTCCCCGGCCGAGACGCACAAGCGGACTCCCCCCATGGCGCCTTCTTCCTCAAGCATCTGACCGTACAGGGTCGGCACGCCGAAGAAGAGGGTGGGGCGGTGGCGGCGCACCGTGGCGTAGACGTCCGCTGGTGTCGGCCGCGAAGGGAGGTAGACGGCGGTAGCGCCCACGCAGAAGGGGAAATAGATCCCGTTGCCGAGGCCGTAGGCGAAGAAGAGTTTCGCCGCCGAGAAGAAGACGTCGTCCTCTTTGATGTCGAGCACCTTCTGCCCGTAGGTTTTCGCCGCGTACACCATGTCGTGCTGCAGGTGCACGGTCCCTTTGGGGGAGCCGGTGGAGCCGGAGCTGTAGAGCCAGAAGCAGGCGTCGTCGCGGCAGGTGGAAGCGGTCTCCAGCTGGTCGCTTTGAGAGGCCATCAGCTCACCGAGGCTCAGGCAACTCCCCGCGGCGGGGCCGTTGGCGACCACGATGTGCTTGAGAAACTGCAGGTTCTCGCGGATGGGAATGATCTGCTCCAAGAGCGGCCACTCGACCACCAATACCCGGGCGCGCGAATCGTTCAGGTAGAACTGGAAGTCCTGGGAGCGGTTCATGGTGTTGAGGCAGACGGGAACCGCGCCGATCTTGATGGCGCCGAAGAACGCCTGCGGGTACACCTCGGTATCGTGCAAAAGGAGCGCTACCCGCTCCTCCATCCGGACCTCCAGCCCTTTGAGGAGGTTCCCTATGCGGTTCATCCCTGACTGCATCTGGCTATAGGTTAAGGAGCGCTCCTCACAGAGCACCGCGATCTTCTCGCCGCGCCCCTCGCGGATGTTGCGGTCCACAAAGAAATCCGCGGCGTTGAATGTCTCGGGCAGATTCAGGTTGTAGGGCATGGGAAACCTCCTTGTTATGGCTGCGTGGGAATTATTTTGAAAAAGTAAAATAATGTTTTGCATGCCACGGGCCAAAGAGGCGTCAGTGTCTAGTAAAATGGAATAGAACTTGTAAGCTATTGAAAGTGTGTAATGATTGCTTTGGCTGAAGTTTGTAACACTGTTGAAAACTAATGTTGTTGGGGAAACTTCGTGTAACGTTTTGAGGGTCCGTGTAAAAAACTGAGGGCGCGGCGGGATGCTGGGAAACGGCGGGAGAGGGGGCAGGCGATGAACGAAGAACTAAAGCAGTTGTATCGGGACCGGCTGACCACCGCGGACGAGGCGGTACGTCATCTCCAGTCGGGGTGGCGCGTTTTTCTCGGGTCGGGGTGCGCGGTACCGGGGGAGCTCGTCGCCGCGCTGGCGCGGCAGGCCGACCGGTTCCACGACGTGGAACTGATCCAGCTCCTCACCTTTGGCACTGGGCAATACCTGAACGGCAAGGATGCCGGAAGGCTGCGGCACAACTCCTTTTTCATCAGTGAAAATATCCGTCAGGCGGTGTGCGACGGCCGGGCCGACTACACCCCCATCTTCCTGAGTGAGATCCCGGAACTGATCCGGTCGGGCCAGAGGGGGAACCAGGCTGCGCTGTTGCAGGTGTCGCCCCCGGACCGACACGGTTACTGCAGCATGGGGGTGAACGTGGACATCCAGCGGGCCGCGCTCGACCGGGCGAAGCTGGTGATCGCCGAGGTGAACCCGCGGATGCCGCGCACCTGCGGTGACAGCTACGTACACCTAAGCCGCCTGGACCTTCTGGTGGAGACGGACCATCCGATTCTTGTCTCCGAGGCGAAGGCCCCCGACGAGGTGGAGCAGCAGATCGGGTACCACATCTCGCGGCTGGTGGAAAACGGGAGCTGCCTGCAGCTGGGGATCGGCACCATACCGAGCACCGTGCTGCAGTTCATAGCGGACAAACGCGATCTGGGGGTCCACAGCGAGATGTTCAGCGACGCCTTGATCCCGCTCATCGAAGAGGGGAACGTCACCAACCGTCTGAAGCGGGTGCATCCGGGGAAGACGGTGGCGAGTTTCGTCATCGGCAGCCGCAAGCTGTACGACTTCGTCGACGGCAACGTCGGCGTCGAGTTCCATCCATCCGATTTCGTCAACGACCCCAGGGTCATCTCCATGAACGACAAGGTGGTGGCGATAAACTCGGCGCTGCAGGTCGACCTGACCGGGCAGATATGCGCCGACAGCATCGGATACCAGTTCTACAGCGGCATCGGCGGCCAGGTGGACTTCGCGCGCGGCGCGGCCATGAGCCGGGGGGGGAAGCCGATCATCGCCGTTCGCAGCACCGCCCGGGACGGGAGCATCAGCCGCATCGTGCATCGGATCGACGACGGCGCGGGCGTGGTCACCAGCCGCGGCGACGCCCACTACGTGGTTTCCGAGTACGGCATCGCCTACCTGCACGGGAAGACCATAAGAGAACGCGCCTTGGCGCTTATCTCCATAGCCCATCCGGAGTACCGCCGGGAGTTGCTCGATTTCGTCAAGAAGAAGCACTACGTTTACGAGGACGAGCAGGTGTGGCGGCAGGCGCTGGACAAGTACCCGGCGAACCTGGAGGAGGATAGATCCTTCGGAGGAATGACGATGCAGGTGAGGCCCCTGAAGGCGACCGACGAGCGGACGCTGCAGGAGTTCTTCTACAGCCTCGACGCGGAGACGGTCTACCACCGCTTCTTCGGTCCGAAGCTGCAGATGGCGCACCTTGAAGCGGCAAAGCAAGTCTGCGTCGACTATAGCGGCCGCATGGCGCTGGCCGCCTTTCGCCACGAGGACCAGGCCGAATGCATGGTGGCGGTGGCTCGCTACGAGGTCAACCCCCGGAGCAACATGGCGGAGACGGCGGTGGTGGTGCACCAGGATTACCGCAGGAAAGGGCTCGCCGGCTACCTGCTGCGCCAGCTGGAGCGCCACGCCAAAGAGCAGGGAATCGAGGGCTTCTGCGCCGAGATCCTCCCGGAAAACGCCGCGATGCTCCGTTACCACAGAGGCCTCGGGCACACCCTGGTGCACTCCCCGGAGACCGAGACCTATCATGTGGAATACCGGTTCTAACCACCTACCCCCACCCCCTAGCCCCCTCCCGCAAGGGGAGGGGGATTGAACCAGGAGGAGCTGCCTGTCTCCCCTCGCCCTCTGGGAGAGGGGCGGGGGTGAGGGAGGTCCATCGGCGCCTGGACCGTCGCTGAACCTGACCGTTTAAGCCTCCGCATTCCCCTTGTCTCAATTTCCACAAAAACTGTTTTATTTTTTCCTTTCCTGAAAAGATATCCCCTTGACAGCTAAATAAGCATTGTGGTACTTATTTACCATAACAGGATTTGCCACCGAAAACGATTCGATAAAAAACCACTTTAAGCAAGGAGGAAGCTTTATGTCCAAGTCAGCGTATCGCTGGTCCATGACCGCCGTCGGTGAACCGATGCAAAAGGGTGAATTCGCCCCTGCGCCGGGCGCGGGAGAAGTCGTCGTCGAGGTCGCCGGCTGCGGCGTCTGCCACACCGACCTTGGTTTCTATTACAGCGGCGTCCGCTTCAACCACCCCGCACCGCTCACGCTGGGGCACGAGATCAGCGGCCGCGTGGTCACGGCGGGCGAGGGGGCTGGCCAGTGGGTTGGCAAGGCGGTGCTCATTCCGGCGGTCATCCCCTGCGGCGAATGCGACCTCTGCCTCTCCAGTCACGGCACCATCTGCCGCGCGCAGCAGATGCCCGGCAACGACATCCACGGCGGCTTCGCCTCCCACATCGTGGTTCCGGCTAAGACCCTCTGCCCGGTCGACGAGAAGCGCCTCGCCGCGGCAGGGCTTGAGCTTGCCGACATCTCGGTCGTGGCCGACGCGGTGACCACACCTTACCAGGCAGCGGTGCAGGCCGAGGTCCAGCCCGGCGACGTCGCCATCGTGATCGGCGTGGGCGGGGTAGGCGGCTACGCGGTGCAGGTGGCCAACGCTCTCGGCGCAACCGTCATCGCCATCG
Proteins encoded in this region:
- a CDS encoding DcaP family trimeric outer membrane transporter is translated as MLKKVCLILAASLLATTASAQEVAPNAPEPYNCDFDPACEVAPGLYGKMSSPVTSKFKLSLGGFVKLDYVYNSVNLGSNGALGTLQPNGIPKKGSVADQQDQSLFTARQSRLWFKVAGPTFKGAKTGAVIETDFYGSGGSNESANMRMRHAYGTLDWENTQLLFGQYWDNFGMANSSTLDFGLGATAGNPQQPRVAQIRVTQKVPLTKDETMKLSLSLQNPVQDTNQQNGSATDTWGSAVNVAGQAVLVSKALGVAPGLWGLSMNSLQAGFFGLYGTESAGPTGKELASWGYGFYTFVPVLASKDGKSRAMTAGFEGQAYQASNMSFNYATATALVGPSNDRTGAKGYGLFAQGMFYPTQNLGLTAGYGKRAAYDQASYAGIANYQQSSSQIFANVSYDINAAIRFAAEYQKLETKYGNNTPSSSDQGSADVFRFSAFYFF
- the had gene encoding 6-hydroxycyclohex-1-ene-1-carbonyl-CoA dehydrogenase, translating into MSKSAYRWSMTAVGEPMQKGEFAPAPGAGEVVVEVAGCGVCHTDLGFYYSGVRFNHPAPLTLGHEISGRVVTAGEGAGQWVGKAVLIPAVIPCGECDLCLSSHGTICRAQQMPGNDIHGGFASHIVVPAKTLCPVDEKRLAAAGLELADISVVADAVTTPYQAAVQAEVQPGDVAIVIGVGGVGGYAVQVANALGATVIAIDVDPVKLENVGKHGAALTLNSREIAGKELKKAINDFVKAKGLKQTCWKIFECSGSTPGQETAFSLLTYGATLSVVGFTMDKIELRLSNLMAFHARALGNWGCLTELYPAALDLVLDGKVALTPFIEKHPLDNINQVFASAHAHKLTRRAILVPGLS
- a CDS encoding sigma-54-dependent transcriptional regulator, which translates into the protein MNTILIADDDIAIRRTLELHLTEEGYSVVTAANGPNAVEVALEKEIDLMLLDLRLSGMDGFEVLGRVKERRPDLPVVMITAYDDMQTAIEAIRLGAIDHLGKPVDLDHLDQVIAKIFDMSALARKGVTFCDSADPPFEQNIMVGRSRSMKEVYKTIGAVADSRATVLIQGESGTGKEMVARALHFNSSFRNRPFIAVACASLAPSLLESELFGHERGAFTGAHRTKPGKFELAQGGTLFLDEISETSPEIQVKLLRFLQEREFERVGGVETLKADVRVIAASNKELSALANAGEFRKDLYYRLNVVTLFLPPLRERKDDILLLVKFFLGKMREETGKSVDIVTQETLTMIQEHSWPGNVRELENTIRRAVLLSHGNVLLPESLHLEGEKEQERLALTIRPLHEVEREHIENVLIYTGYEKKRTAEILGISRPTLDRRLKEYGLE
- a CDS encoding bifunctional acetyl-CoA hydrolase/transferase family protein/GNAT family N-acetyltransferase: MNEELKQLYRDRLTTADEAVRHLQSGWRVFLGSGCAVPGELVAALARQADRFHDVELIQLLTFGTGQYLNGKDAGRLRHNSFFISENIRQAVCDGRADYTPIFLSEIPELIRSGQRGNQAALLQVSPPDRHGYCSMGVNVDIQRAALDRAKLVIAEVNPRMPRTCGDSYVHLSRLDLLVETDHPILVSEAKAPDEVEQQIGYHISRLVENGSCLQLGIGTIPSTVLQFIADKRDLGVHSEMFSDALIPLIEEGNVTNRLKRVHPGKTVASFVIGSRKLYDFVDGNVGVEFHPSDFVNDPRVISMNDKVVAINSALQVDLTGQICADSIGYQFYSGIGGQVDFARGAAMSRGGKPIIAVRSTARDGSISRIVHRIDDGAGVVTSRGDAHYVVSEYGIAYLHGKTIRERALALISIAHPEYRRELLDFVKKKHYVYEDEQVWRQALDKYPANLEEDRSFGGMTMQVRPLKATDERTLQEFFYSLDAETVYHRFFGPKLQMAHLEAAKQVCVDYSGRMALAAFRHEDQAECMVAVARYEVNPRSNMAETAVVVHQDYRRKGLAGYLLRQLERHAKEQGIEGFCAEILPENAAMLRYHRGLGHTLVHSPETETYHVEYRF
- a CDS encoding benzoate-CoA ligase family protein; the protein is MPYNLNLPETFNAADFFVDRNIREGRGEKIAVLCEERSLTYSQMQSGMNRIGNLLKGLEVRMEERVALLLHDTEVYPQAFFGAIKIGAVPVCLNTMNRSQDFQFYLNDSRARVLVVEWPLLEQIIPIRENLQFLKHIVVANGPAAGSCLSLGELMASQSDQLETASTCRDDACFWLYSSGSTGSPKGTVHLQHDMVYAAKTYGQKVLDIKEDDVFFSAAKLFFAYGLGNGIYFPFCVGATAVYLPSRPTPADVYATVRRHRPTLFFGVPTLYGQMLEEEGAMGGVRLCVSAGEALPPAYLHRFKARFQLDILDGIGSTEMAHIFISNRPGEIAPGSSGKVVPGYEARIVGEDMHDLPAGEIGTLLVKGDSAAAFYWNKHGKSTETMMGQWLNTGDKYVCDEKGFFHCAGRSDDMLKVGGIWVSPNEVEACLIEHPAVLECAVIGAPD
- a CDS encoding sensor histidine kinase; the encoded protein is MTAFFRTFKLPLALLLIVGLTACAFITIRRANNGVRAEARARFFEQYNRQQYLVAELTAHSLDEMFATFSRNLELVAGLFDGKEVDREQSQRLKVHLEKIYGSLLGTPVIDLVVFDSKGVAVAIEPHDNFTLGRSYAWRDYYRWVRDQRQPGRMYISPFMQLAGGRKRGVKELIVARGIYGPRGEFNGVVACTLDFDKLARKHVLSVKIGKHGQAWLMDSTTRTILVDPNGRIAGQTFDEALRRKWPRLYDLLLSAEDGKPGSGWYEFEDPADPRLKVRKLVSYHPVRLENRLWTVGVTTPEREVEALLSSFLQRQEAISTTLLVTIIGGAAFLLALLYHWNRTLTAQVGLHTRALSETHSRLEATFDELLVAKKVAAVGHLALGLAHEIRNPLSAIQMNMQMIRKKIEPTGVLCENFSIADGEIQRLNRLLKDVLDFARPRPLRLQTVDLAEIVRRLLQLVDQRLAQYGVTPTTDIESPLELVCDPEQIHQVLLNLVLNAMEAMDGVAGDRTLKVIAYRKESQAYVLVSDSGRGIGPDKCEQLFDPFYTTKVSGGGLGLSILQTIVLSHGGSVSVTGGTGAGATFTVVLPLAGPSGTGEKTP
- a CDS encoding AMP-binding enzyme, with the translated sequence MAFVVLNQTKPTESIEEELKQYVKKSLALYKYPRWIKFMDELPKTATGKIKRFELRNMLVQQQAA